In Sphingobacterium thalpophilum, a genomic segment contains:
- a CDS encoding methylated-DNA--[protein]-cysteine S-methyltransferase: MTIQQEVDFQRIAKAIHFLQENFKTQPTLGQIASHVYMSEAHFQRMFTAWAGTSPKKFLQYVSINHAKSLLKESNIAETTYQLGLSSSSRLHELFINIEGMTPAEYKNEGSNLLISYAYYQSLFGTMLIASTSKGICHIAYADDNLTAFDTLQQRFPNATYRQQGDSMHENARSALNPQDKDIRQVKLHLKGTDFQLKVWEALLKIPMGNLSTYGAIASQIGNPKASRAVGTAVGSNPIAYLIPCHRVIQNSGIFGGYRWDPMRKTAMIGWETLHTAI; encoded by the coding sequence ATGACTATTCAACAAGAAGTAGATTTTCAACGTATCGCCAAGGCCATACATTTCTTACAGGAAAACTTTAAGACGCAACCTACATTGGGTCAGATCGCTTCTCATGTTTACATGAGTGAAGCTCATTTTCAACGCATGTTTACCGCATGGGCTGGTACAAGCCCCAAGAAATTCTTACAGTACGTAAGTATAAATCATGCAAAATCATTGCTCAAGGAAAGTAATATCGCCGAAACCACCTATCAACTTGGTCTTTCCAGCAGCAGTAGACTTCATGAGCTATTTATCAATATTGAGGGAATGACTCCCGCTGAATATAAAAATGAAGGCTCCAATCTATTGATTTCCTACGCCTATTATCAGAGCTTATTCGGCACAATGCTAATTGCATCCACTTCAAAAGGTATTTGTCATATTGCCTATGCCGATGACAACTTAACAGCTTTTGACACCCTTCAACAACGCTTTCCGAACGCAACATATCGACAACAGGGAGATAGCATGCACGAGAATGCACGCAGCGCATTAAATCCCCAAGACAAAGATATCCGCCAGGTAAAATTACATTTAAAAGGCACTGATTTTCAATTGAAAGTCTGGGAAGCTTTATTAAAAATCCCTATGGGTAACTTAAGTACCTACGGTGCTATCGCTTCTCAAATCGGAAACCCCAAAGCTTCCCGTGCTGTCGGCACAGCTGTCGGTAGCAATCCGATAGCTTACCTTATCCCCTGTCATCGTGTTATACAAAACAGCGGTATATTTGGTGGTTACCGATGGGATCCAATGCGGAAAACAGCGATGATCGGATGGGAGACTTTGCATACGGCTATTTAA
- a CDS encoding helix-turn-helix transcriptional regulator, translating to MNGLFKIYKVDADEALRIQQSKNEIHQHDFEELIIGVAGKLEHFIDFKTKTYTAPFISFVTQGKTHRVKPLLHNNSIEFWVIRFKSEFIPETTFQLYTHFHENATLTFASPNCFGRLIVLCELMQEECLQTTVDYAVIKQLLSTIFTMIESERKKQFPDSQQQLKNQSTTFTSFLSIMEENYRRPEGVNFYAEKLFMSARNLNLICQSILQQSVSEIIETRKLIEAKNLLLTTTKTISEIGFELGYQDKAYFTNVFKKKAGMTPSEFRNEIQKLISE from the coding sequence TTGAACGGACTTTTCAAAATTTACAAAGTTGACGCCGATGAGGCACTGCGCATACAACAATCCAAAAACGAAATACACCAACATGATTTCGAGGAACTGATTATTGGTGTGGCAGGAAAACTCGAACATTTTATCGATTTTAAAACAAAAACCTACACCGCTCCATTTATAAGTTTTGTCACTCAGGGCAAAACGCACCGTGTGAAACCTCTTTTGCACAACAATAGCATTGAATTTTGGGTCATTCGATTTAAAAGTGAATTTATCCCCGAAACAACTTTCCAACTTTATACCCACTTTCATGAAAATGCGACATTGACCTTCGCCAGCCCCAACTGCTTCGGGAGATTGATAGTCTTGTGTGAGCTAATGCAGGAGGAATGCTTACAAACTACCGTAGATTATGCGGTTATCAAGCAGCTATTGAGCACCATCTTTACCATGATTGAATCTGAACGAAAAAAGCAATTTCCAGACAGCCAACAGCAATTAAAAAATCAGAGTACAACCTTCACAAGCTTTCTTTCCATAATGGAAGAGAATTATCGCCGCCCTGAAGGCGTTAATTTTTACGCAGAGAAGCTTTTTATGTCCGCAAGAAACCTAAATTTGATTTGTCAGAGCATATTACAACAAAGCGTTTCTGAGATTATCGAAACACGGAAACTTATTGAAGCAAAAAACCTCTTGTTGACAACGACTAAAACGATCTCGGAAATTGGTTTTGAACTCGGTTACCAAGATAAAGCCTACTTTACCAATGTCTTCAAAAAGAAAGCAGGCATGACGCCTTCGGAATTTAGAAATGAGATCCAAAAACTTATTTCCGAATAG
- a CDS encoding SelT/SelW/SelH family protein yields the protein MATKPVIEIEYCPKCNWMLRAAYMAQEVLSSFTDEIHGVMLVPSKIAGRYTVRVADQEIFDRKRAGRFPEIKELKQLIRDLIAPDKSLGHSDKSPSSNI from the coding sequence ATGGCAACAAAACCTGTTATTGAAATTGAATATTGTCCAAAATGCAATTGGATGCTGCGCGCCGCCTATATGGCGCAGGAGGTACTGAGTTCGTTCACCGATGAGATCCATGGAGTGATGCTGGTCCCCAGCAAAATTGCAGGCCGTTATACCGTACGGGTAGCGGATCAGGAGATATTCGATCGAAAAAGAGCTGGTCGATTCCCCGAAATAAAAGAACTCAAACAGCTCATCCGAGATCTAATTGCACCAGATAAATCCTTGGGTCATTCGGACAAATCTCCTTCATCCAACATTTAA
- a CDS encoding outer membrane beta-barrel protein: MMKRFLLVGLFAGITHFMAFSQSHELRVGVTSGVSNFTGSGTEAKSTLNGSTQQDYYTNNPYGKKYGINIGGALNYRYVFANNLILGLEGAYERLQTKIDLEGNEFMNGSRGQTRLNQQFINFNPFVGYRVFFEPMTMDIQLGMDIAKTLSIKENGSIEDKQGNKTSFDRDRGKVIDLDLRPRLQFNVNYDRYTMFAGYSWGLKDYRSGMLGGDPGVARLNVFRLGLQYQLLTPIFKND, from the coding sequence ATGATGAAGAGATTTTTACTTGTCGGACTTTTTGCTGGTATAACCCATTTTATGGCTTTCTCGCAATCGCACGAACTACGTGTGGGTGTCACCTCCGGTGTGTCCAATTTTACGGGATCGGGAACCGAAGCAAAGAGTACGTTGAATGGATCTACACAACAGGACTATTATACCAATAATCCTTATGGAAAAAAATATGGAATCAATATTGGTGGCGCTTTAAACTACCGTTATGTTTTTGCCAACAACCTAATATTAGGTTTAGAGGGTGCATATGAACGATTGCAGACAAAGATTGATTTGGAAGGCAATGAGTTTATGAATGGAAGCCGTGGTCAGACCCGTCTAAATCAACAATTTATCAATTTTAATCCTTTTGTTGGCTATCGTGTCTTTTTTGAACCGATGACAATGGATATTCAGTTGGGTATGGATATTGCCAAAACGCTGAGTATCAAAGAAAATGGTAGCATTGAAGATAAACAGGGGAATAAAACAAGTTTTGATCGTGATAGAGGCAAGGTTATCGATTTGGATCTACGCCCGCGTTTACAGTTTAATGTAAATTATGACCGTTATACCATGTTTGCCGGTTATTCATGGGGCCTAAAAGACTACCGTAGTGGAATGTTGGGCGGCGATCCTGGTGTGGCGCGATTAAATGTATTCCGTTTAGGCCTGCAGTATCAGCTATTAACCCCGATCTTCAAAAATGACTAA
- a CDS encoding alpha-ketoglutarate-dependent dioxygenase AlkB produces MELFDNLFDGNRNLLPYDGTVNYYGKILPPQKANHYFDRLMDSIEWVNDRAIIFGNEIVTKRKVAWYGDQAFEYSYSNTTKRALPWTKELLELKKIAEEQTQETYNSCLLNLYHNGDEGMAWHSDGEKDLKKNGAIASLSFGAERKFAFKHKTSKEKIDLILGHGSLLVMKGLTQTYWLHRLPPTKKVFSARINLTFRSIDQL; encoded by the coding sequence ATGGAACTTTTCGACAATCTCTTCGATGGCAATAGAAATCTACTCCCTTACGATGGGACTGTCAATTATTATGGTAAAATACTGCCTCCACAGAAAGCAAACCACTATTTTGATAGACTCATGGACTCGATCGAATGGGTAAATGACCGTGCTATTATTTTTGGAAACGAAATCGTCACCAAACGAAAAGTGGCTTGGTATGGCGACCAGGCTTTCGAATATAGCTATTCCAACACCACTAAAAGGGCGCTTCCCTGGACAAAAGAGCTTCTTGAGCTGAAAAAGATTGCCGAAGAACAAACACAGGAGACGTATAATTCCTGCCTGTTGAATCTTTATCACAATGGCGACGAAGGAATGGCCTGGCACAGTGACGGTGAAAAAGACCTTAAAAAAAATGGAGCAATTGCTTCTTTAAGCTTTGGTGCTGAACGAAAGTTTGCCTTTAAACATAAAACGAGCAAAGAAAAAATAGACCTCATCTTGGGCCATGGAAGTTTATTGGTGATGAAAGGTCTTACACAAACGTATTGGTTGCATCGGCTTCCACCGACAAAAAAGGTGTTCAGTGCACGAATTAATCTGACATTTCGAAGCATCGATCAGCTGTAA
- a CDS encoding OsmC family protein, whose translation MKYILENPILGHITEQKYKTTIQWRNGEFITDEPEKLGGRDLGPDPYTLLISSLVSCTLATLRMYIDKKGLDIPEISVSSNMYLKIEKGQVVTYFDREIAFGQILAEDTRERLQQIAEECPISKILKGNAIVNTLIRTNP comes from the coding sequence ATGAAATATATATTGGAAAACCCTATCCTTGGCCATATTACTGAGCAGAAATATAAGACCACCATACAATGGAGAAATGGAGAATTTATTACGGATGAACCTGAAAAACTTGGCGGCAGAGATCTTGGGCCTGACCCCTACACCCTTCTGATTTCATCGCTTGTATCTTGTACCTTAGCTACTTTACGCATGTACATCGATAAAAAAGGGCTTGATATTCCAGAAATTTCAGTCAGTTCAAATATGTACCTCAAAATTGAAAAAGGACAGGTGGTTACATATTTTGATCGCGAGATAGCTTTTGGACAAATCTTAGCAGAGGATACCCGAGAACGCCTGCAACAAATTGCCGAAGAATGTCCCATTTCAAAAATTTTAAAGGGAAATGCCATTGTCAATACGCTCATCAGGACAAATCCTTAA
- a CDS encoding TIM-barrel domain-containing protein: MKISFWSTKAKVSLLMGLASPFIFQPTRVDAKVSTINYYSTIGRDQGNRIITIQKINPTTVEIVYDNGQRLTLDFYGNHIFRMFQDVHGGIIRDPEAKPEAKILVEQPRKTVNGLEVKDDGNKVSISTNDILFSMDKQTSQFSILNRKSNKIVVESLKPIVFEEKQVSVELKENADEYFFGGGVQNGRFSHKGKVIAIENQNSWTDGGVASPTPYYWSTKGYGFMWHTFKKGSYAFGAKTPGTVKLAHDTDYLDVFFMINDGIVPLLNDFYQLTGNPILLPKFGLYEGHLNAYNRDFWKEDEKGILFEDGKRYKESQKDNGGIKESLNGEKNNYQFSARAVIDRYKAHDMPLGWILPNDGYGAGYGQTESLDGNIRNLKEFGDYARKNGVEIGLWTQSDLHPKDSISALLQRDIVKEVRDAGVRVLKTDVAWVGPGYSFGLNGVADVGHTMPYYGNNARPFIISLDGWAGTQRYAGIWSGDQTGGVWEYIRFHIPTYIGSGLSGQPNITSDMDGIFGGKNFKVNIRDFQWKTWTPMELNMDGWGSNEKYPHALGEPATSINRLYLKLKSQLVPYSYSVAKQAVDGLPIIRAMFLEQANSYTLGKATQYQYLYGPNFLVAPIYQETHVDEKGNDMRNGIYLPDGEWIDYFTGEKYKGGRIINNFNVPIWKLPVFVKNGAIIPVTNPNNNVLEIKKDQRIYEVYPYGNSSFLEYDDDGKTEAYRYGKGANTSITSQSNNNKVVFAIAPTQGEFDGFEKMKSTEIRFNVSKAPKKLTVKVNGKNSKLKEVNSIDAFNTSENVYFYDAQPNLNQFATKGSEFEKIPLVKNPMLLVRLAKQDVSSTAIEVQLEGFEYAPVDNYLAQTGALTSPKAVITDQHTQAYTLTPTWEKVANADYYEIEFNNLIYSTIKDSQLLFEGLAAETDYQFKIRAVNKSGVSDWSTFAAKTKANPLEFAIEGIKAETSVDNQGGNGINKLFNYDEGDMWHTKWGQTAVPFDMTLDLKSVNQLDKFEYLPRTDGGNGIILKGKVFYSNDKDTWTEAGSFDWKRDGEMKRFDFGTHPVARFVKISVSEAVGGFGSGRELYVFKVPGSSSYLPGDINNDRLIDHNDLTSYINYTGLRLGDGDFEGYVSNGDVNKNNLIDTYDISNVAVVIEGGAKPNKEEKVSGKLKLIPSKTTLKSGDIVEISVSGENLKAVNALSFALPYNQGDFEYVGIESVHLKEMNNYSNDRLHTNGSKALYATFVNLGNKETLNGSEVLFKIKLKAKRNVNFNLKAIDGILVDKKLNSVTF, encoded by the coding sequence ATGAAGATATCTTTTTGGAGCACAAAAGCAAAAGTCAGTTTACTGATGGGATTGGCTTCTCCTTTTATTTTTCAACCCACTCGAGTTGACGCTAAAGTAAGTACGATCAATTATTATAGTACAATAGGTCGCGATCAAGGCAACCGTATTATCACGATTCAGAAAATTAATCCGACAACAGTCGAGATTGTATACGATAATGGTCAACGTCTGACTTTAGATTTCTACGGTAATCATATTTTTAGGATGTTCCAGGATGTTCATGGTGGTATTATCCGTGATCCCGAAGCAAAACCCGAAGCAAAAATATTGGTAGAGCAACCTCGGAAAACAGTCAACGGACTTGAGGTAAAGGATGACGGTAATAAGGTCAGCATCTCCACTAACGATATTCTTTTTTCAATGGATAAACAGACTTCTCAGTTTAGTATCCTCAATCGGAAAAGCAATAAAATTGTCGTTGAAAGCTTAAAACCAATTGTTTTCGAAGAGAAACAAGTAAGCGTTGAATTGAAGGAAAATGCGGATGAATACTTTTTTGGTGGTGGCGTTCAAAATGGGCGTTTTTCACATAAGGGAAAAGTGATTGCAATCGAAAATCAGAACAGCTGGACCGATGGTGGTGTTGCCTCTCCAACCCCTTATTACTGGTCAACCAAAGGATATGGTTTTATGTGGCATACTTTTAAGAAGGGAAGTTATGCCTTTGGAGCCAAAACCCCTGGGACAGTAAAATTGGCGCATGACACAGATTATCTGGATGTCTTTTTTATGATTAATGACGGGATAGTACCCTTGCTCAACGATTTCTATCAATTGACGGGCAACCCAATTCTTCTACCGAAATTTGGTTTGTATGAGGGGCATCTTAATGCCTATAACCGCGATTTTTGGAAAGAAGATGAAAAGGGAATTCTATTTGAAGACGGCAAACGCTATAAAGAAAGTCAAAAGGACAATGGCGGAATCAAAGAATCGCTGAACGGTGAGAAAAACAATTATCAATTTTCGGCCCGCGCTGTAATAGACCGGTATAAAGCACATGATATGCCTTTGGGCTGGATTCTTCCAAATGATGGCTATGGTGCTGGCTATGGCCAAACGGAATCTTTAGATGGAAATATCCGAAATTTGAAAGAGTTTGGTGATTATGCACGTAAGAATGGTGTAGAAATCGGTTTATGGACACAGTCCGATCTCCATCCGAAAGATAGTATAAGTGCATTACTGCAACGTGATATTGTAAAAGAGGTTCGGGATGCGGGTGTAAGAGTCCTAAAAACGGATGTGGCCTGGGTTGGTCCAGGATACTCCTTTGGTCTCAATGGGGTCGCCGATGTGGGACATACTATGCCTTATTATGGTAACAACGCTCGTCCATTTATTATTTCATTGGATGGTTGGGCAGGCACACAGCGCTATGCCGGTATCTGGTCGGGCGACCAGACTGGAGGCGTATGGGAGTATATTCGATTCCATATACCAACATATATTGGCTCGGGACTTTCAGGTCAGCCCAATATTACCTCCGATATGGACGGGATCTTTGGTGGTAAAAATTTTAAGGTCAATATTCGTGATTTTCAATGGAAGACCTGGACACCAATGGAACTCAATATGGATGGCTGGGGATCGAACGAGAAGTACCCACATGCTTTGGGTGAGCCGGCTACTTCTATCAATCGTCTGTATCTGAAATTGAAATCTCAGTTGGTTCCCTATAGCTATAGTGTTGCGAAACAAGCAGTAGATGGACTGCCCATCATTCGTGCTATGTTTTTAGAGCAAGCAAATAGTTATACGCTTGGAAAGGCAACGCAATATCAGTACCTCTATGGTCCAAATTTCCTTGTAGCACCGATTTACCAGGAAACACATGTGGATGAGAAGGGAAATGATATGCGCAACGGTATCTACCTGCCGGATGGTGAATGGATTGATTATTTTACGGGTGAAAAATATAAGGGAGGGCGTATTATCAATAACTTTAATGTGCCTATTTGGAAGCTGCCTGTTTTCGTGAAAAATGGAGCCATTATTCCGGTGACCAACCCAAATAATAATGTGCTGGAAATCAAAAAAGATCAACGTATTTATGAAGTATACCCTTATGGGAACTCCAGTTTCCTGGAATATGATGATGATGGAAAGACAGAGGCTTATCGTTATGGTAAGGGGGCAAATACATCCATAACTTCACAGTCAAACAACAATAAAGTTGTTTTTGCGATAGCTCCAACGCAAGGCGAATTTGACGGCTTTGAGAAAATGAAGTCTACGGAAATTCGTTTCAACGTTAGCAAAGCACCGAAGAAATTGACGGTAAAGGTCAATGGGAAAAATAGCAAACTTAAAGAAGTGAATAGTATAGATGCGTTTAATACTTCTGAAAACGTATATTTCTACGACGCACAACCAAACCTGAATCAGTTTGCAACCAAGGGATCGGAGTTTGAAAAAATACCATTGGTGAAAAATCCGATGTTGTTGGTACGACTAGCCAAACAGGATGTCTCATCGACCGCAATAGAAGTACAATTGGAGGGTTTCGAATATGCTCCTGTTGACAACTATCTGGCTCAGACTGGTGCTTTGACTTCGCCCAAAGCTGTTATCACAGATCAACATACACAAGCATATACCTTAACGCCAACCTGGGAAAAGGTTGCAAATGCAGATTATTATGAAATTGAATTCAATAATCTGATCTATTCGACCATCAAAGACAGTCAATTGCTATTCGAAGGATTGGCCGCGGAAACTGATTACCAGTTTAAAATTAGAGCTGTCAATAAATCTGGTGTTTCAGATTGGAGTACATTTGCCGCAAAGACAAAGGCAAACCCGTTGGAATTTGCCATCGAAGGTATCAAAGCAGAGACTTCTGTGGATAACCAAGGCGGAAATGGTATCAATAAATTGTTCAATTATGATGAGGGGGATATGTGGCATACAAAATGGGGACAGACTGCGGTTCCGTTTGATATGACCTTAGATCTAAAATCTGTTAATCAATTGGATAAGTTTGAGTATCTTCCAAGAACCGATGGCGGAAATGGCATCATTTTAAAAGGAAAGGTATTCTATAGCAACGATAAGGACACCTGGACGGAAGCCGGTAGTTTTGATTGGAAACGTGATGGCGAAATGAAACGTTTTGATTTTGGAACCCATCCGGTGGCCCGATTTGTCAAAATTTCAGTTTCTGAAGCTGTTGGAGGTTTTGGTTCAGGAAGAGAATTATATGTGTTTAAAGTACCAGGATCGTCAAGCTACTTACCGGGCGATATTAATAATGACCGATTGATCGATCATAATGACTTGACTTCCTATATTAACTACACGGGATTGCGACTGGGAGATGGAGATTTTGAAGGTTATGTCAGCAATGGTGATGTCAATAAAAATAATCTGATTGACACTTATGATATTTCCAATGTCGCTGTTGTCATAGAAGGTGGTGCAAAACCAAATAAAGAAGAAAAGGTCAGTGGTAAATTAAAATTGATTCCTTCAAAAACGACCTTAAAATCGGGTGATATTGTGGAGATCAGTGTTAGTGGAGAGAATCTTAAAGCTGTCAATGCACTTAGTTTTGCTCTTCCTTACAATCAAGGCGATTTTGAATATGTCGGTATTGAGTCCGTACATTTAAAAGAGATGAACAATTATAGCAACGATCGTCTTCACACCAATGGAAGTAAGGCTCTGTATGCTACTTTTGTTAATCTAGGCAACAAGGAGACTTTGAATGGCTCTGAAGTTTTATTTAAGATCAAATTGAAAGCAAAACGTAATGTCAACTTCAATCTGAAAGCAATAGATGGCATTTTGGTTGATAAAAAGCTGAATTCCGTTACTTTCTAA
- the ygiD gene encoding 4,5-DOPA dioxygenase extradiol produces the protein MATLPLAGVAHKANSLYKFSEELEATDKFPVLFLGHGSPMNAIEDNEFVRGFKKIGQTFEKPKAILVVSAHWETRGTFVTAMEHPATIHDFGGFPQALFDVQYPAPGSPALALETQRIVSKTDVHLDDKWGLDHGSWSVVKHLYPDADVPIIQMSIDYTQPAAYHYEIAQQLNALRKKGVLIIGSGNMVHNLRMVAWDKLDTAGYAYEWATIANEKMKKFIQNGNHQALIDFRKQGKEFDLAIPTPEHYLPLIYTLGLQEKNDELFLFNDNSVAGSLTMTSLKIG, from the coding sequence ATGGCAACATTACCATTAGCTGGAGTAGCTCATAAAGCAAACTCTTTATATAAATTTTCCGAGGAACTGGAGGCAACGGACAAATTTCCAGTCTTATTTTTAGGACATGGAAGTCCCATGAACGCCATAGAGGACAACGAATTTGTCCGGGGATTCAAAAAAATTGGCCAAACTTTCGAAAAACCGAAGGCGATTCTTGTTGTCTCGGCACACTGGGAAACACGTGGAACATTTGTCACAGCGATGGAGCATCCCGCCACCATTCATGACTTTGGCGGTTTTCCTCAGGCATTATTTGATGTCCAATACCCAGCTCCAGGCAGCCCGGCGCTCGCTTTAGAAACACAGCGTATTGTCAGCAAAACAGACGTTCATCTCGACGACAAATGGGGGCTGGACCATGGATCATGGTCTGTAGTCAAACATCTATACCCTGATGCAGACGTTCCAATTATTCAAATGAGCATTGATTACACACAGCCTGCAGCATACCATTACGAGATTGCACAGCAATTAAACGCGCTAAGAAAAAAAGGGGTGCTCATTATCGGTAGCGGCAATATGGTGCACAACTTACGAATGGTCGCCTGGGACAAGCTCGATACGGCAGGCTATGCCTATGAGTGGGCTACGATAGCCAATGAAAAAATGAAGAAATTTATTCAGAACGGCAACCATCAAGCGCTCATAGATTTCAGAAAACAGGGCAAAGAGTTCGACTTGGCAATTCCAACTCCTGAACATTACCTCCCTTTAATCTATACCTTGGGTTTACAGGAGAAAAATGATGAGTTGTTTCTCTTCAACGACAATTCAGTGGCTGGATCGCTGACCATGACTTCTTTGAAAATCGGTTAA
- a CDS encoding pirin family protein, which yields MNRQNFIKKGLLGSGIFASTVSSADILKNDIDEIEPLETLDAEAVNYNSDKLENHSVLHKAATRGHANHGWLDSNHTFSFANYHNPERMHFGVLRVLNDDMVAEGRGFGKHPHDNMEIISIPLEGDLQHEDSMGNKAIIRKGDIQVMSAGTGIIHSEYNKNTDQVVKFLQIWVYPNQRNVSPRYDQITLDITQRQNKFQQILSPNPEDEGVWIHQDAWFSMGHFDKDVQTKYQIKKARNGVYVFVIKGSVTVEGQELESRDGFGIWDVAEINLKVTSADTEILLMDLSMILD from the coding sequence ATGAACAGACAGAACTTTATAAAAAAGGGACTTTTGGGTTCCGGGATATTTGCATCAACAGTGTCTTCAGCTGATATCTTGAAGAATGATATTGACGAGATAGAGCCGCTTGAAACGCTGGATGCCGAAGCTGTAAACTATAATTCAGACAAATTGGAAAACCATAGTGTCCTCCACAAAGCGGCTACACGCGGTCATGCAAATCATGGCTGGTTAGATAGCAATCATACGTTTAGCTTCGCCAATTATCACAACCCCGAACGTATGCACTTTGGCGTGTTACGTGTACTAAATGATGATATGGTGGCTGAAGGAAGAGGTTTTGGCAAACACCCTCACGACAATATGGAAATCATCAGTATCCCTTTGGAAGGTGATTTGCAACATGAAGACAGCATGGGTAACAAAGCTATTATCCGGAAGGGAGATATTCAGGTCATGAGCGCCGGAACAGGCATCATACACAGTGAATATAATAAAAACACCGATCAGGTAGTCAAGTTTCTTCAAATTTGGGTGTACCCTAATCAACGGAATGTGAGCCCCCGATACGATCAAATTACATTGGATATAACACAAAGACAGAATAAATTCCAGCAAATTCTTTCTCCAAATCCAGAAGACGAGGGTGTATGGATCCATCAGGATGCCTGGTTTTCCATGGGGCATTTTGACAAGGACGTCCAAACAAAATACCAGATCAAAAAGGCAAGAAATGGTGTATATGTTTTTGTAATAAAAGGTAGTGTTACTGTCGAAGGACAAGAATTAGAAAGCAGAGATGGCTTTGGAATATGGGATGTCGCTGAAATTAACCTGAAAGTGACCTCAGCAGATACTGAAATACTACTGATGGATCTCAGTATGATATTGGACTAA